The sequence CAGGCCACAGCTGGAtctggggagagggaaagatTAAGATCATTTTCCCGAAGTCATATTCTCTTCCTCGGATGCCTGAGCGATGGTGATGCTTAGATCCAAATTCATCGCCGAAGCTGACGTCAGACAAGAATCTTCCCGCGGgtcccagcaggagcaggaagacTTCTGTCCTCGCTTGTAGCATGCGTGCTTTGATTAGAGAGAAGCGGTTTGATCACATAATCAAATCCCATTCATGGAAAAGGCTAGGAGTATCGGTGATAGCTGCAGTCCTTCCTGTCTTTTTCCCAGGGCCCCAACAATTTGAAGGATTTCAGTCCCCTGTACGCTCCAGCAGTGAAGTCTTCAGATTTAATCTAGTgtcaaaggaaaagcaaacacagaagtTCACAGCATACAACTGATGTGATTTCCTTTTGCTCTTATATTCTGATTAATCTCACTTATTTTTTGCCATGCAGAGGTTAGACATCTATCCTCATCTAGTCTTCTGTGTTCTTTGTGTTAGTGGATAGAACTCTACAAACCGTCCCTGAAACTGTCTCGCTGACCGTAAGGAGAGCCATGACGGCTACCTTCCACAAGAAATCTGCAATTTGTACAGCTCAAAGCAGGCAAATTCTATAAAATTATTAGGAAGAaaccatgggaaaaaaaaaaaaaagtattttatgttGATACTTCCTGCTTGACTGTTTTCAGATCAAAGCAAGCAGTGACAGAAGAGCTCTTTGGAGGGCGTCTAATCCATTATGCCGGGTTGATTCCCTCCTCCAGCAAGACACCGGCACGGCTGTGTCTCGCTGCACCCCGCAGCGAGGGTGCTTCTTACAGGCATGACGGGCAGATTTCAGTCGGGCACTGCCTTGAGTTGGGTTTGTCCGGTTCGATGAAAACCAAAgcatgctgtgctctgcagactTGGGGCACGAGGCTCTTTTTAAGGAACTATACAGTACCAATCCTCTTCTTTTGAATCGGTACTGGGTGAGATTATtagaataaaaccagaaaatcaTCATCACAATTTATACACCTAGCTTTCACAAAGGATAGGCTCATGCTTAGCAGTGTGGTCAACTATAGTCAATAATCTTGCTACTTCTGTAATAATGCAAAGGCACTGTACAGATTGTATCCCTATTGCTTAGtcccaaaataaatatatataaacaaatcaAATAGGACATGCAGATATATATAGACACAATTATGAACAACCATTTGTGCAGTTTTGAGCTAATTAGACAAcgaaaaaataaagacaaaacaacagaagcttaattattattattttaacgTTAAAAATACAGTCACATCAAAATAGGATACACAGTTATAAAACTGTTGCAGATGACATAAGAAaataatgtgtatatattttttatatataaaaatctacACTATTTACTAATGCTGATACATATTTTAGAGCTTCGTGTTGCTTGCACAAATGAATTGTACAGCCTTGTTACGAATTACAGAACCATCGTTAAACACTGCGATTATTACACTTAGCCACGatattatatacatacatttctAAGCTGCTGTAAGCAATCAGAACTAAGGTAAGCCCAAGTCATATTTATCTTCACAATTTTAGAGTTTCAGTGTAGTGCTTTGCTACTGTTACTTCGCTGCAGTTTGCGactcttaaaatataaaattgccCAGTTCATTAAAAATTACATCAGACACATcatatacacaaaaaaaaaaaagtttttgaaataTACTAAGTAAATGTTACTTCCATCTGTAAAAATTGTTTTACTTCTGTACCTTAAAACTTACAGAGCCAACCTGCAGCAATAATAGGCACTAAAGCTcattctttaaaggaaaataaaataaaatccatttctATGTTTTCAGTTAACAAATGTTACAAAAGAGAACAGGACAACCTTCGAATCCATCCAGAACCGACGTTGCTACCGATGCTATGTACTTAAGGATTAGAAAATCTCTCTGTTAAGCACTCCAAGGACCTCTTCTGGCGAGATCCTTACCCGCCTCCGGTCCCCTTGGTTTCAAGGAGAGGTCAGTGCATCCCGCACTGCCTGCGTGGTCCCCGGCAGCTCACAAGGCTGCATCCTCCGCGTGCCACTTCAACCTGCGTTTTTGTCACCCCCAGTTCACAGTCAAcgaaaagaaaagcaaacacaaagttaaaaaaaaaaaaaaaaaaaggctgcaaacGCTAATTAAAAATACGTTACCGGGAGTCTAAGCTTCCTATTAACAGTCAGGATGGttttagtgtaaaaaaaaaaaaaaaaacaacagtctCTCAGCAGCctgaaagcacagcagcacatgCCCTATCACAGGCACGGACCTACCGgctctttggggaaaaataggGCAAAACCAAAATGGAATTGACATGACAAAGCTTAAAAGAAGGGATAATGCATATGCGCATGGCTCAGGGAGTATCAAGTCACGACCAAGTCTCAGCCTCCTGCATGTACTTCTCAAAAGCAACAAGGAGCTGGTAGTTCTGATACCTGTGAGATTTGGCCTTGCAACCAATTTGTTTAGCTTGACAGCACGGCGTGGCAAAAAGTGAAGGGTGAAGCACCATTTCTGGATCTGGCCTTGCTCTCACCATGCCCCAGCATTTTGCAGATTTCAGACATTCTGATGGTAGGTTTGGGTGCAAAGGTAAAAACTCTCCGCTTTCATTCACCTAAGAAACTAGAGACTGCCCTGAATTTTCAGCACCATTTCTTAGCCAGATTATAAAGACATTTTTGGCTTTCTGCTTTTGCCTGCCTGCTCCTTCCTGCTGAGGAAAATGACAAACAGTAGTCAAAGGAGAGGAAATTAACTCTcacataaatttaaattaataatccCAAAGTATCTCCCCTGCCCAGAACAGATACTGGGATACTGAGGCAGCTGTATAACAATGACAGAAAATCCCATTCAAAATGAATGGCTTCTCaaataaattataaagaaaaattaatatgaaataaaagtaCTTCACAAGCTTTGCCCAAAGTTAAATGCATTTACATTTAAACTCTTTAGCTCTTTTTCATATGCATTTGTGTATGTAAGTGCACACTCGCACACATGCACCCACACATCTATACAGTGCATTATCAATGTCAGtcaaaataaaacctgtaaATGTGTTAGGTTTTAGGCAGAAAGATCATAACACGAGTTATTTAAATTTGAGGGAAAATGACAGTATTAGCTATACTGTGTATATGATCTTATTGCTATTGCTACGACTATGTGCATCAGATCACTTTCGCGAGCTTCGATGCAAGTCTAAGAACTCAACTAGCCTTCAGTGAAAGCCTGAAACATCTTTGAAATAGTGTTGTTTTTGACCGAGTCATGTGAACTGTCCACATTTCATAGAGGAAATGAGGTGGACTACTGCTAACACAGTAACGCATAACTGAGTTTGGTTCTTGCCACTTTAGTAAGTACAGACAGATTCTCAGAGAAGCACAGACTCATGCATAGACAATCCATCGTTTCGATTTCGGTAGTGTTGGGCTTGAGCTGATGGACCTGAATATTGGTATTGTGGTGAACCATGCTCTTCAAAGTGTGGTGAAGTCCTGTATCTTATTGGACCATCCACAGAAACAGCGGGAAGACCGTGGTCTTGAAAAGGTGTTGCCTGAAAATGCTGGTATTTCTGGAAGCTATCCAAGTGACCCGTGTTAATGTCTTGGCTCCAGGGCTGCCTGTACGGTTCGTGTCTATAAATATACGCAGCATCTGGCCACTTTCTATCTTCTGGTAAATAGTCCACAGGAGGGATTATGAATTTGACACCTGGGGGGGACCTCAGGTTGCTGGTATAGGCATCGACAGGGGCTACTTCTATccgagcaggggctggggagagaggaTTTTGGCGATTGGCAGGATAAGAGTTCACTTGTAATTTATCTGGAGAGTAATCTGCGGAAATAAAAGAACCATATGGCCTACCAGAAGGGCTGGTTCGATTCCCGTGGTAGTGCAGAGGTATGGAACTTGTATTGCCTATACTGGAAACATGCTTTGGAGAATTTCCATGATAAGTAGGTGGATTGTTATAAGATGGCAGTGGCTGTTTTACATTCAGTCCATGAGGTGGTCCATCAGATGGCAAGGAGTATTTTGGAGATCTGGGTTGGGAAGTGAAGGTGTAATTGTTGGATATTTTTAATGGAGCAGGTATTTTATCAGCTTGTTTTCTTGGACTATTCGAATATGCTACATGCCTTGGACTCTGTGGATGAGCTCTCTCAAGCATCTCTTCAACAACATTCTCATTCTCAATATCAGCTTCCGGAACATTGTCGTACTGTGATGCATTAGACCCACGCTTACCTTCATCAGCATCCAAAACCCTCATCTTTTGCTTTACATTCAAAGGCTGTGTTTCTGCAGAACCTGGTGGTGAGCCTGAAACTGAATGATTTATCGGCCTTCCTTTCACCTCTGCAGTAAGTTTCATGGtcttttcaattattttgaTATCGGATGGTTTATTCCACTTAGGTACAAATTCCCTTCTTGTATTTGAAATAGCATTAGAATTTTGGTTAGCAGCTGCATTATCGTATTGCCTTGAGTTGTCTTGCCCCATGGGTTGAGGCTTTCTTCTAGCATCTACCTCAGTTTTGGACTGTATACTCTGTGTGTCTATCGGTCGAGACTTCTGCTGTTTTAAGGAAGGTTGTTTCTCCAGTGAATTAATTCTTTTTCGGTTATTTGGTGAATTTTCCAGTTCTTCTCCAGAGGATGGTCTCCTCTCTGTCCTTCTCGTTGTTTGTGTACCAGTGCTGTTCTGTCCATTAAGCATTGGAGTGGAATTAGGCATAGCAGGCTGAGGTCCTGATGGAATTTGCCCCAATGGCTTCTTTGGAAATTCATCTTCTTTACCTAAAGAAAGAACAGTAATAACAAATTCACATGTGTATAGATATCGTCTCTGATCTGTTGGTCATGCAAGCAAAAATAACTAACTCAATCATCCAAGCCTCTCTCTGGATAACCATGTTGTCAAAGACCTCAAAGGTTTTTCTGTATATTAACAAAGAATTTGTTTAGGCTCTCATCTCGACCAGTTACTCTAGTCTTCCTTTCTACAGCTGATACGATCTTGCCAAGCTTTTCCTCATTGACATCGctgatggagagaaaaaaataatcattttcctAGATGATATTTTGGCTACCTTACCTACGCTGTACGTGTCCCTCCTTGCACTGTCCTCATCACATTAAATAAACTACTTTCTCCACTTTAAAGATCCTTTCTGATATCCCTCTTCCAATCCACCATCTTCCATTCAGTCATCTTTTACTGTTCACCTCTGGCAAGCTATGCTATCTACTCTGCCCTCACATGTTCAACCTCTCTAGCAGACATCTCTGAACTTTCTCTCACTTCTTTTTTGAGTGCTGTTTCCCATTAACATCTGCAGCCATGTCCTTGTTCTTCCTCAGCCCCTGTTTAGGGGATGTCATTCTCTGTATTAGAAAGTGACACCGTAATGAGAAGACGCTACACAGAATCAtcattttttcagttcagctttCTATCAGCTATAGAACAACTTAAGTAGTTAATACTAAAATTGTCTATATCGTGATTTCAAATGAGCGTTCAAGTTACAGAACTAGGATACAACTGGCAAGTTCTCCCATTCTGAGTTCAACACATCACAACAGCCAGGGGTAAACATCAATTAAATGGAGATTGAGAACAGCCCACAGTGCCACTACAGAAAGTATAAAGAAGTGTTTCATTGCTggattttatttacagaaaaatttaTATCATATTTTCCACAACAGTCTCTCCTTAGCACTCTACGTCCTTCATGTTCTTAGCCAAAGTCTTTTCGCACCACCTTCTTGTAATTAAAATTCCCTGTAAGTATCTATGTGGGCTCACACGGTGAATACATATAAACATCTCAATCCCTGGTGTGAGTGCTGCAATGAGAAGAAAGCCATGTTCATTTTTACAGTCAATAGTACAAGTTCAATCTTTGATGACTGGTTCATGCTAGAGGTACACAGAGGAAAGCCAGCAGCCAAGGTCAGTGTTATTTATGACAACAGCGTAACAAACTACCATCGCGGATCAGTTGctatataaactaaatgaaAACTTACAGTTTGTGCCAGCTAGGACATAGCAAGaagacagcagagagaaatacaACAGTGCTGTGTGTCATGACAAgataactaaataaaaagtactttaaaaaaacacatacacagcCTGGTTTTGCCAAACAATTAAACTACCCTTTTCTTGATATTCAGTCTTCACATGAGGCCAGAGGTCATATGGAAACGTACCCTTTCCTTTAGAAATGAACAACTTCAGAAACCTCAGTTTACATATATAATAAATCCAACCAACTCAagttttctgtagaaaagaCCTTCCACTCATTTTCCCCTAGTCATCAGTTACGATCATACAattatttagatatttaaacCTTCTTACACTGAAAGTACTCATTGTCCACCTTACTATGCCTTGGCAAACTAAGTTACGCTAAGTCCCGTTCCCAACTACCTGCCCCCAAGTGTGTGCTTCCACAAGTTAAACCATCCTACAGGATTGTACACGCAGCATTCTCTACTCAGCGATGAAGAAGATATGCAGGACGATGCAGCAGGTTATGTGGTGGGGTAGGGCCTTACCACCAACGGATGGGTCTTGGAATTAAAAGCATCGTGGTTTGTTCTCAGTCTCGGTGGGGCCCCATGATTCACAGACTAGGCTAAAATCTGGAGCACGGATTTGTAGACTTGTTGTTTATATAAATGTGAATTTTATCCCTAACAAATACTGCCAATACTGAAACTGTATGTTACAGTGCTTTCAAACTTACTAATCCTTAATGTTAAAATAGCAAGAagtctgaattaaaaaacaatactCAAAGTAAATACCAAATATTTATCATCTGAATTAAACAGAATATAGCTTTTATATGCTGCTAATCATGAATCACGTATAACCTCCAGGTTATCGTGGTAGTTATGGGATGCTCTAAGAAAATGTCTCCTCAACATCTGTAAAGCATTTCTGTCCTTGTGTGTcataaatgttttagaaaaaaaatattttaattccatGCTTGTAATACAAGTTTTCAAGctatatgggaaaaaaaaaagaagacaagacCAGTTCCTCTAGTACCTGCGATGCTTCCTTCTTTGTTATAAAGACGTTAAACCCATGAATGgatttcctttcctccagcctTAACTCTTTACAAAATGCACACAGAGCAATATGAGATCCTTTGAAATATACTTGGTCGTACAATAAAAGTGGGGTTTGTtggagttttttgtttctttaatttcacaCACTTAAGGTTTCTTAATTACCCTTAAGCTCTAATAAAACCCAAGTGAGAACAGTACAGACATTCTTATTGAATTCTATCTAGGCTGCTTTGAAGATTGCTTTCTGTCATCTTTCCTCCACATTTGAGGGTAAAAGAACACTACAACTCATGTGGTCCATGCTATTTAGACGATGTATTGCTATAACATGAATTACAGGTGTAAAATGAGTATCAGAGAAGTCTTGCCATGCCTGCTGTGAAACTGTTCCAACTTGGAATTAATTCATGTACTGAGCAATAAGCAGAGAGCTCCAAGCCAACCATAGTTCATGTGGAAGCAAACCTTTGCATTCTAACAGCATCATACCAGGCCTCTAGATTTTTACAGGCTGGTAATATTGGAGCTTAGTGctttcacagaaagcaaaaatatggAACAATGTGTATGTGTGGAAGGAGGGTCagtgaggaaaagaagaaatacgTCTCTAAATCTTAGCCACAAGGCTTCCACTGAATTTGTTTTAACTTGACCTTGGTCTGAAACAACTGACACAGCTTGCTTAATCAACCACATTTGCATCAAACTTTAGGAAATGCCACATTGCTAGAGATATTCATTTATTCATCAAAGCTACAAAGCACACGCCTACGTTCTGTTCCAAAAAATTCTTCATCTCTCATCACCTCCTGCCATAACAAACATTGGGAGGGAAGGAGTTGTAACAAGGATCCACAGTGCTGAGCACAAAGACATCCCCCCAAACTGGTCACCTCCTAGAGGAAAACcaatttgttttaaactgcaaaaaaaCGTATTTAATTCCAATTTCAATATACAGATACATACACAGACACATACACAGAGCTGTCACTTCCTGTGGAGCTACCAAAGTActtcattctttaaaaacaaatgaaaactccTAAAGTTCAAAGAAGTCCACAAAACTAAAGAGGTAGAGAATAACAAAAATCCATCAGCATGCACGTTAATACAAGGGGACGCTTCTCAAGTGCACAAAATAGCATGCAGACTATGCCTGTGAATGCTTCAAGCAGCCCGCTATTAGCAAGAATATGAAGAAAACCGTGATGTTGCATGCCggcaagaaagaaagcaaaaaagaataaaagcaagaagcaaaggaaaagaaaccacaattcaaaagcaaacagaagaaactaAATCACAACAAACATCTCTACTAGTAAGAGGTACATAAATAGCTTGCCAGAGAAGCATGCAAAAGCACTGATTCTTCTGACAAGCTGCGTATCTTTTATCTACCCATTTTCCACTCCAGCTCTGCCTAAAGCCTCTCATGCAGCTCTTAGCCATCATCTTTACTACATTAGCTCAACTCATTGGTCGAATTTCTCAGATCTGAGCATgcagaaattttatttgtatgttttcaAGGACACTGAATTGAACCTGTTCGTGCTGTTGGCCCTAAGTCTGAGCTACTTCACTTTCTGGGCATACcttcctgtctgaagaaataagaAGGGAGGAACTTCTGAATCCTACAGAAAGTATTTCTGGGACAAGTAATCTTCTGCACAATCTACGATGTTTACACACAAGGTTTAAAAGCACTTCCAACTAGGATATAAGACAAAGATGTTCAGTTcagctt comes from Anser cygnoides isolate HZ-2024a breed goose chromosome 1, Taihu_goose_T2T_genome, whole genome shotgun sequence and encodes:
- the USP6NL gene encoding USP6 N-terminal-like protein isoform X1 is translated as MKHCTMMPLLWIFGIPAAEGASSNEHCNLVLWSADAEQDAAVKLAQERAEIVAKYDRGRDGAQIEPWEDADYRLYKVTDRFGFLHPEELPVHDAAIEKQKHLEIERTTKWLKMLKSWEKYKNSEKFHRRIYKGIPLQFRGQVWSLLLDVPKMKKEMKDFYNELKCQARGSSPDIRQIDLDVNRTYRDHIMFRDRYGVKQQSLFHVLAAYSIYNTEVGYCQGMSQITALLLMYMNEEDAFWALVKLLSGPKHAMHGFFIPGFPKLLRFQEHHDKILKKFLSKLKQHLDSQEMSTSFYTTKWFFQCFLDRTPFTLSLRLWDIYILEGERVLTAMSYTIMKLHRKHLMKLQMEELVEFLQETLAKDFFYEDDFVIEQLQNSISELKRAKLDLPVAGKEDEFPKKPLGQIPSGPQPAMPNSTPMLNGQNSTGTQTTRRTERRPSSGEELENSPNNRKRINSLEKQPSLKQQKSRPIDTQSIQSKTEVDARRKPQPMGQDNSRQYDNAAANQNSNAISNTRREFVPKWNKPSDIKIIEKTMKLTAEVKGRPINHSVSGSPPGSAETQPLNVKQKMRVLDADEGKRGSNASQYDNVPEADIENENVVEEMLERAHPQSPRHVAYSNSPRKQADKIPAPLKISNNYTFTSQPRSPKYSLPSDGPPHGLNVKQPLPSYNNPPTYHGNSPKHVSSIGNTSSIPLHYHGNRTSPSGRPYGSFISADYSPDKLQVNSYPANRQNPLSPAPARIEVAPVDAYTSNLRSPPGVKFIIPPVDYLPEDRKWPDAAYIYRHEPYRQPWSQDINTGHLDSFQKYQHFQATPFQDHGLPAVSVDGPIRYRTSPHFEEHGSPQYQYSGPSAQAQHYRNRNDGLSMHESVLL
- the USP6NL gene encoding USP6 N-terminal-like protein isoform X5, coding for MSADAEQDAAVKLAQERAEIVAKYDRGRDGAQIEPWEDADYRLYKVTDRFGFLHPEELPVHDAAIEKQKHLEIERTTKWLKMLKSWEKYKNSEKFHRRIYKGIPLQFRGQVWSLLLDVPKMKKEMKDFYNELKCQARGSSPDIRQIDLDVNRTYRDHIMFRDRYGVKQQSLFHVLAAYSIYNTEVGYCQGMSQITALLLMYMNEEDAFWALVKLLSGPKHAMHGFFIPGFPKLLRFQEHHDKILKKFLSKLKQHLDSQEMSTSFYTTKWFFQCFLDRTPFTLSLRLWDIYILEGERVLTAMSYTIMKLHRKHLMKLQMEELVEFLQETLAKDFFYEDDFVIEQLQNSISELKRAKLDLPVAGKEDEFPKKPLGQIPSGPQPAMPNSTPMLNGQNSTGTQTTRRTERRPSSGEELENSPNNRKRINSLEKQPSLKQQKSRPIDTQSIQSKTEVDARRKPQPMGQDNSRQYDNAAANQNSNAISNTRREFVPKWNKPSDIKIIEKTMKLTAEVKGRPINHSVSGSPPGSAETQPLNVKQKMRVLDADEGKRGSNASQYDNVPEADIENENVVEEMLERAHPQSPRHVAYSNSPRKQADKIPAPLKISNNYTFTSQPRSPKYSLPSDGPPHGLNVKQPLPSYNNPPTYHGNSPKHVSSIGNTSSIPLHYHGNRTSPSGRPYGSFISADYSPDKLQVNSYPANRQNPLSPAPARIEVAPVDAYTSNLRSPPGVKFIIPPVDYLPEDRKWPDAAYIYRHEPYRQPWSQDINTGHLDSFQKYQHFQATPFQDHGLPAVSVDGPIRYRTSPHFEEHGSPQYQYSGPSAQAQHYRNRNDGLSMHESVLL
- the USP6NL gene encoding USP6 N-terminal-like protein isoform X2 — encoded protein: MIQVLQIVKDLVSPARRRTDAAKKGADAEQDAAVKLAQERAEIVAKYDRGRDGAQIEPWEDADYRLYKVTDRFGFLHPEELPVHDAAIEKQKHLEIERTTKWLKMLKSWEKYKNSEKFHRRIYKGIPLQFRGQVWSLLLDVPKMKKEMKDFYNELKCQARGSSPDIRQIDLDVNRTYRDHIMFRDRYGVKQQSLFHVLAAYSIYNTEVGYCQGMSQITALLLMYMNEEDAFWALVKLLSGPKHAMHGFFIPGFPKLLRFQEHHDKILKKFLSKLKQHLDSQEMSTSFYTTKWFFQCFLDRTPFTLSLRLWDIYILEGERVLTAMSYTIMKLHRKHLMKLQMEELVEFLQETLAKDFFYEDDFVIEQLQNSISELKRAKLDLPVAGKEDEFPKKPLGQIPSGPQPAMPNSTPMLNGQNSTGTQTTRRTERRPSSGEELENSPNNRKRINSLEKQPSLKQQKSRPIDTQSIQSKTEVDARRKPQPMGQDNSRQYDNAAANQNSNAISNTRREFVPKWNKPSDIKIIEKTMKLTAEVKGRPINHSVSGSPPGSAETQPLNVKQKMRVLDADEGKRGSNASQYDNVPEADIENENVVEEMLERAHPQSPRHVAYSNSPRKQADKIPAPLKISNNYTFTSQPRSPKYSLPSDGPPHGLNVKQPLPSYNNPPTYHGNSPKHVSSIGNTSSIPLHYHGNRTSPSGRPYGSFISADYSPDKLQVNSYPANRQNPLSPAPARIEVAPVDAYTSNLRSPPGVKFIIPPVDYLPEDRKWPDAAYIYRHEPYRQPWSQDINTGHLDSFQKYQHFQATPFQDHGLPAVSVDGPIRYRTSPHFEEHGSPQYQYSGPSAQAQHYRNRNDGLSMHESVLL
- the USP6NL gene encoding USP6 N-terminal-like protein isoform X6; this translates as MKTKTDLYKDWAENHDLQTGADAEQDAAVKLAQERAEIVAKYDRGRDGAQIEPWEDADYRLYKVTDRFGFLHPEELPVHDAAIEKQKHLEIERTTKWLKMLKSWEKYKNSEKFHRRIYKGIPLQFRGQVWSLLLDVPKMKKEMKDFYNELKCQARGSSPDIRQIDLDVNRTYRDHIMFRDRYGVKQQSLFHVLAAYSIYNTEVGYCQGMSQITALLLMYMNEEDAFWALVKLLSGPKHAMHGFFIPGFPKLLRFQEHHDKILKKFLSKLKQHLDSQEMSTSFYTTKWFFQCFLDRTPFTLSLRLWDIYILEGERVLTAMSYTIMKLHRKHLMKLQMEELVEFLQETLAKDFFYEDDFVIEQLQNSISELKRAKLDLPVAEELWIFHLYLKNTQVAIWGMSLCSALWILVTTPSLPMFVMAGGKEDEFPKKPLGQIPSGPQPAMPNSTPMLNGQNSTGTQTTRRTERRPSSGEELENSPNNRKRINSLEKQPSLKQQKSRPIDTQSIQSKTEVDARRKPQPMGQDNSRQYDNAAANQNSNAISNTRREFVPKWNKPSDIKIIEKTMKLTAEVKGRPINHSVSGSPPGSAETQPLNVKQKMRVLDADEGKRGSNASQYDNVPEADIENENVVEEMLERAHPQSPRHVAYSNSPRKQADKIPAPLKISNNYTFTSQPRSPKYSLPSDGPPHGLNVKQPLPSYNNPPTYHGNSPKHVSSIGNTSSIPLHYHGNRTSPSGRPYGSFISADYSPDKLQVNSYPANRQNPLSPAPARIEVAPVDAYTSNLRSPPGVKFIIPPVDYLPEDRKWPDAAYIYRHEPYRQPWSQDINTGHLDSFQKYQHFQATPFQDHGLPAVSVDGPIRYRTSPHFEEHGSPQYQYSGPSAQAQHYRNRNDGLSMHESVLL
- the USP6NL gene encoding USP6 N-terminal-like protein isoform X3, whose product is MKTKTDLYKDWAENHDLQTGADAEQDAAVKLAQERAEIVAKYDRGRDGAQIEPWEDADYRLYKVTDRFGFLHPEELPVHDAAIEKQKHLEIERTTKWLKMLKSWEKYKNSEKFHRRIYKGIPLQFRGQVWSLLLDVPKMKKEMKDFYNELKCQARGSSPDIRQIDLDVNRTYRDHIMFRDRYGVKQQSLFHVLAAYSIYNTEVGYCQGMSQITALLLMYMNEEDAFWALVKLLSGPKHAMHGFFIPGFPKLLRFQEHHDKILKKFLSKLKQHLDSQEMSTSFYTTKWFFQCFLDRTPFTLSLRLWDIYILEGERVLTAMSYTIMKLHRKHLMKLQMEELVEFLQETLAKDFFYEDDFVIEQLQNSISELKRAKLDLPVAGKEDEFPKKPLGQIPSGPQPAMPNSTPMLNGQNSTGTQTTRRTERRPSSGEELENSPNNRKRINSLEKQPSLKQQKSRPIDTQSIQSKTEVDARRKPQPMGQDNSRQYDNAAANQNSNAISNTRREFVPKWNKPSDIKIIEKTMKLTAEVKGRPINHSVSGSPPGSAETQPLNVKQKMRVLDADEGKRGSNASQYDNVPEADIENENVVEEMLERAHPQSPRHVAYSNSPRKQADKIPAPLKISNNYTFTSQPRSPKYSLPSDGPPHGLNVKQPLPSYNNPPTYHGNSPKHVSSIGNTSSIPLHYHGNRTSPSGRPYGSFISADYSPDKLQVNSYPANRQNPLSPAPARIEVAPVDAYTSNLRSPPGVKFIIPPVDYLPEDRKWPDAAYIYRHEPYRQPWSQDINTGHLDSFQKYQHFQATPFQDHGLPAVSVDGPIRYRTSPHFEEHGSPQYQYSGPSAQAQHYRNRNDGLSMHESVLL
- the USP6NL gene encoding USP6 N-terminal-like protein isoform X4; translated protein: MSQLADHLTGADAEQDAAVKLAQERAEIVAKYDRGRDGAQIEPWEDADYRLYKVTDRFGFLHPEELPVHDAAIEKQKHLEIERTTKWLKMLKSWEKYKNSEKFHRRIYKGIPLQFRGQVWSLLLDVPKMKKEMKDFYNELKCQARGSSPDIRQIDLDVNRTYRDHIMFRDRYGVKQQSLFHVLAAYSIYNTEVGYCQGMSQITALLLMYMNEEDAFWALVKLLSGPKHAMHGFFIPGFPKLLRFQEHHDKILKKFLSKLKQHLDSQEMSTSFYTTKWFFQCFLDRTPFTLSLRLWDIYILEGERVLTAMSYTIMKLHRKHLMKLQMEELVEFLQETLAKDFFYEDDFVIEQLQNSISELKRAKLDLPVAGKEDEFPKKPLGQIPSGPQPAMPNSTPMLNGQNSTGTQTTRRTERRPSSGEELENSPNNRKRINSLEKQPSLKQQKSRPIDTQSIQSKTEVDARRKPQPMGQDNSRQYDNAAANQNSNAISNTRREFVPKWNKPSDIKIIEKTMKLTAEVKGRPINHSVSGSPPGSAETQPLNVKQKMRVLDADEGKRGSNASQYDNVPEADIENENVVEEMLERAHPQSPRHVAYSNSPRKQADKIPAPLKISNNYTFTSQPRSPKYSLPSDGPPHGLNVKQPLPSYNNPPTYHGNSPKHVSSIGNTSSIPLHYHGNRTSPSGRPYGSFISADYSPDKLQVNSYPANRQNPLSPAPARIEVAPVDAYTSNLRSPPGVKFIIPPVDYLPEDRKWPDAAYIYRHEPYRQPWSQDINTGHLDSFQKYQHFQATPFQDHGLPAVSVDGPIRYRTSPHFEEHGSPQYQYSGPSAQAQHYRNRNDGLSMHESVLL